TAATTTCCATTTTCATTACCACCGCCATAGGAAAGATTATAGTTTTGTGTAAATGAAGTTCTATAAATTTCATCTTGCCAAGAATTTCTAGCACCAAAATCGAAGTCTGCAGCGTTTCCACCAAGATCAGTTTGAGCCTGTAAAAATTGATCTACCGATAATAAATCTAATTGATTTGGAACATAACCGACCGAAAGTGTTGTCGAAAATTCCAGTGTACTTTTCCCTGGAGTACCTCCTTTAGTAGTTATTAAAACTACGCCGTTAGCTCCCCTAGAACCGTATATTGCAGTTGCCGAAGCATCCTTTAATATATCTATACTTGCAATATCATTAGGATTTAGGAAACTTAATGGGTCAAGAGCAGCGGATGTACCAATGTCCGTGTTTCCTCCACCTGATACTCCCGAAGTATTTCCACCATTCAATGGAACACCGTCAACAACATATAATGGATTGTTATTTGAACGTACAGAAGCGGTACCCCGTATTCTAACATTTACTGCTGCACCAGGTTCACCTGTGGTAGCTGATATTTGCACCCCTGCTGTTTTACCTTGAATTAATTGCTGTGGATTTACTATTACACCTTTGTTGAACTCTTCAGATTTGACACTCTCAATAGCACCAACTGCTGTCCTCCTTGTTTGAGTACCATAACCAACAACAACGACTTCGTCCAATTCGCTTGCATCTTCCTGTAAAACAACATTAATAGTTGTTTGTCCACTTACAGAAACCTCTTGAGAGGAGAAACCAATATAACTGAAAACGATAACTGCATCAGCAGCAACATCATTTAAAGTATAGTTACCGTCAAAATCAGTTTGAGTACCATTTGTTGTTCCCTTGACAACAACGCTGGCTCCCGGCAAAGGACCACTTGCGTCCGAAACAGTACCTGATACTGTCTGAGCTTTCGTTACTCCGAAACAAATAAATGCTCCCAATAACAAAAAACTTTTAAGTAGCGTAATCTTCATAAATAATTAATTTTAAGTTTAGTTAATTTCAATTCAAGTGTTAAACATATATAAAAAAAATGTTAATCTAAATTTAAGGAGTGTGTCACCTATTACGAAAACGGTTTCGTGTTAATAACTTTGAAAAAATGAAAGGTTCACAAAACTAAAAGAGTTAATTTATGTAAATCATAATGTAAAGACATAAAAATAATCAAATCTATACCGTTGTTGCTAATATACTATTTTTATTTTTTACATCATGTTAACACATTTCAAGAAATTTTTGTAAGTATTCACATTAGTTTTTGTTAAAAAAAATCAATTGATTAAGTTACGCTGCTTTATTGAGTAATTTGAAAACCTTAACTAACAAATACAAATCTCTTTTTTTTGAAAACTAAGATTACGCTAAAAGATATCGCAAAGGAACTTGAAGTTTCTATTTCTACTGTGTCAAAGGCTTTAAAGAACAGTGAAGAGATAAGCAGAGATACGAAAGAAAAAATTCAGGCTTTTGCCAAACTTTACAATTACAAACCGAACAATATTGCCATTAGCCTTAAGAACAAAAGAACTAAAAATATAGGGGTGGTGATACCGGACATCGTCCACCATTTTTTTACTACTGTAATCAGAGGTATTGAAAAATATGCGAATGCAAAAGGTTACAATGTCATTGTTTGCCTTTCTGAGGAATCTTTCGACAAAGAAGTCATAAATATGGAGATGTTGGCGAATGGGAGTATCGATGGCTTTATCATGTCCCTATCTTCTGAGACACAACAAAAAGGAGATTTCAACCACTTAAAAGAAGTAACGGAACAAGGCATACCCGTTGTATTGTTCGACCGTATTACCAACGAAATTGATTGTGATAAAGTAATCATAGATGATCAATTAGGGGCCTATATGGCAACGAAAAAGCTTATAGAACAAGGAAGGCAAAAAATAGCATTGATTACCACGGATGATTACTTAAGCGTAAGCAAAGCTCGGACCGAAGGCTATAGAAAAGCGCTTATGGAAAATAATCTTCCTGTCGACGAATCCCTAATCCTTAAGCTTTCATCAATGGAAATAGATGAAAAAAGCATTATTGATTTCTTCGATTCCAACAGCATGGATGCTGTATTGTGCGTTAATGAGATTTTCACCGTTTATAGTATGAAGCTAATTCAGAAAAAAGGCCTCCATATTCCTAACGATGTTGCATTTATAGGATTTACAGATGGACTCTTGTCCAAATATGCCAACCCCAGTTTAACCGCTGTGGCACAACATGGTGAAAAAATGGGAGAAACATCTGCCCAAATGTTAATCGATAAAATTGAAAGTGAGGTTGAAGAAGAATCATTTCAAACCAAAATTTTAGAACCTACATTAGTGGTCAGGGATTCCACAATTAATTAATTTTGCAATGTCTTATTCCAAGGCATGCATTTAACTACCTACATTTTAGTTTACAGCAATGAATCAAGATTATATAAAAGCGGACCCTTGGTCCATAATAGAAGAAGGTTTTGACAAAGAACAAGTAAAATCTTCAGAAAGTTTGTTCAGTCTTGGCAACGGTGCTATGGGGCAGCGGGCCAATTTTGAAGAACAGTATTCCGGAGATACCTTTCAGGGGAGCTACATTGCAGGGGTCTACTATCCTGATAAAACCAGAGTGGGCTGGTGGAAAAACGGCTATCCGGAGTATTTTGCAAAAGTGTTGAATGCACCAAACTGGATTGGTATAAACGTACAAATTGATGATGTTCCGCTGGATTTGAATACCTGTAAAGAAGTTTCCGGTTTTAAAAGGAAACTGAACATGAAAGAAGGGTGGTACTGTCGAAATTTTAGGGCAACCTTATCCAACGATATTGAGGCTTCCATAACTGTTACACGTTTTTTGAGTTTAGATATTGATGAAGTAGGTGCTATAAAGATGGAAATAGAATTGCTGAATGCTGATGCTAAAGTAACCTTTACGCCCTATTTGGACAGCGGTATTACAAATGAAGATAGCAATTGGGACGATAAGTTCTGGGACACGACGAAAGTTGATTACCAACAAAACCGAGCTTATATAGAAGCACATACGATGAAAACCAATTTCGCTACATGTACTTTTATGGAAGCGCATGTAGTTTATAATGGTACCACAATATCGGAGTCCAAATTAGACAGGAAAACAGATTCTTTTGTTGGTCTTGGGTTTGAACAACATGTTTCAAAAGGAGAAAAAATTGCTTTGGTAAAATTCGGTGGTTACACAGTTTCTCGGAATCACGATGCATCGGAACTTGTCAATGTTGCAAACGATGTTTTGGACAAAGCGACTTCCATTGGGTTTGATGAATTACTTCAAAAGCAAAAAGAAGCTTGGGCAAAGATTTGGGAGATGAGCGATATTGAAATTGAAGGCGATGTAAAAGCACAACAGGGCATACGTTTTAACATTTTTCAATTGAACCAGACCTATTTAGGAAGGGATTCGCGATTGAATATAGGTCCAAAAGGATTTACGGGAGAGAAGTATGGGGGCAGTACGTATTGGGATACCGAAGCCTATTGTGTTCCATTTTATATGGCAACCAAGGGCCAAGAAGTAGCTTGGAGTTTATTGGAATATCGTTATAATCATCTGGAAAAAGCCATAGAGAATGCTCAAAAACTTGGTTTTACCAATGGGGCCGCACTATATCCCATGGTAACAATGAACGGTGAAGAATGTCATAACGAATGGGAGATTACCTTTGAAGAAATCCATAGAAATGGAGCTATCTCATTTGCAATTTTTAATTACCACAGATTTACGGGAGACTATAGCTATATTCCAAAAATGGGATTGGAGGTCTTAATAGGAATTGCAAGGTTCTGGCACCAACGCTTTAATTTTTCTGAAGATAAGCAGCAGTATGTAATGTTGGGAGTTACTGGCCCTAATGAATACGAAAACAATGTCAACAATAACTGGTACACCAACTACTTGGCTAAATGGTGTATAGACTATGCTTTGGAGCAACTTGAGGTGGTTGAATCCAAATATCCAAAGGATTATGACAGAATATGGAACAAAACCAGTTTAACGACATCCGAAACCGAAGCTTGGAGCAAAGTGGCCAACAATGTTTATTTTCCTTATTCAGGGAAACATGAGGTGTTTTTACAACAAGACGGATTTTTGGACAAAGAATTGGTGAAGGTTCAGGATTTGGATAGATCACAAAGACCCATTAACCAAAAGTGGAGTTGGGACAGAATATTGCGTTCCCCCTATATAAAACAGGCCGATGTTTTGCAAGGCTTCTATTTTTTTGAAGACCATTTCAGCAAAAATCAATTGGAAAAGCATTTTGATTTCTATGAACCCTTTACGGTACACGAATCCTCATTGTCTCCCTGTGTACATAGTATTCAAGCAGCAACCTTGGGAAGAATGGAACAGGCCTATACCTTTTATTTAAGGACGTCAAGATTGGACCTGGATGATTACAATAAGGAAGTAGAGGAAGGATTGCACATTACATCCATGGCCGGTACATGGATGAGCATTGTGGAAGGCTTTGGGGGAATGCGGATAATTAAAGACCAGCTTCATTTTACACCTCAAATACCAGAGCAGTGGACTTCTTATGCGTTCAAGATTAATTTTAGAAATCAGATTATTACGATATCGGTTTCAAAACAAGGCGCTAGTTTTGAAATCACCGGAGAAAAAGAACTTGCAATTCAAGTGAACAATACACCATTGACATTAATTCCGGGAAAAGTAGTTGAAGCATGAAGCGATACCTCTACTTACCCATACTTATGGTCTTAGTGTCGATTCATTCGTGTGAACAGAAAACAGAAAAGAAAACAGTTGAGAAAAAAATGAAGAAAAAGGCTGTAGTTTATCAGGTTTTTACACGACTTTTTGGTAATACCAATACCACTAACAATCCTTGGGGTACCATTGAAGAAAATGGAATAGGGAAGTTTGCCGATTTTACCGAAGAAGCACTAAAGGAAATCAAAGACCTTGGCGTAACACATATTTGGTATACGGGCGTTCCCCATCATGCTGTAATAAATGACTACACGGATTACGGTATCTCCAACGACGACCCCGATGTGGTAAAAGGACGTGCAGGCTCTCCATATGCTGTCAAGGATTACTATAATGTAAACCCAGATTTGGCAATCGACCCTTCAAAAAGATTGGAAGAGTTTGAAGCACTGATCGAGCGGACACATAAAGTTGGAATGAAAGTACTCATTGATATTGTTCCCAACCATGTCGCCAGAAATTATGAGGGCTTGACCAACCCTGAAGGAGTTTCGGATTTTGGTTCCAATGACGATACCTCTTTGGAATACCATATCAATAACAACTTTTATTACATCCCCGATTTATCGTTTACCGTGCCCCAATGGCAAGATGGATACCTTCCACTTGGAGGAAGCCAAAATAAACTTGCTGATGGAGCGTTCAAGGAGCGACCTGCTAAATGGACTGGTAACGGATCACGACTGGCACAACCCCACTTTAACGATTGGTATGAGACGGTCAAAGTAAATTATGGGGTAAGACCAGATGGTACTAAGGATTTTGACGAGCTTTCAGAAGACTTCAGCAACAAAGATTATAAAGCACATTTGGAGTTCTGGAAAGATAAGACTGTTCCAGATTCATGGGATAAGTTCAAGGATATCACACTGTATTGGCTCGACCTTGGCGTAGATGGTTTCCGTTTTGATATGGCCGAAATGGTGCCCGTAGAGTTTTGGAGTTATTTGAATTCCAATATCAAAACCAAGAATCCAGATGCTTTTTTACTGGCGGAGGTATATAATCCACAACTTTATAGGGACTACATCCATAAAGGAAAAATGGATTATCTCTACGATAAAGTGGAGTTGTACGATAGCATCAAGCATATTATGAAAGGCTATGGTTGGACCGATCATATTCCCGTTGTGCAAAAAGGCATGGCTGACATAGAGCACCATATGCTACACTTTCTGGAAAACCACGACGAACAACGTATTGCAAGTCCAGATTTTGTGGGCAGGGCAGAAATAGCAAAACCGGCAATGGTGGTTTCCGCGACCTTGAGTACTTCTCCGACCATGATTTATTTTGGACAAGAGGTGGGAGAGCCAGGAGCAGAAGATGCAGGTTTTGGTAAACCTACGCGTACTTCCATATTTGATTATATTGGAGTTCCGCACCACCAAAGATGGATGAACAATAAGAAGTTTGATGGCGGGCAGCTTTCAGAAGAAGAGAAAACCCTTCGGGATTTTTACAAACGTCTTTTAAACTTTACCATCAACAGTGAAGCTTTGATGGGGCGCTATCAAGAAATACACTTTTACAATAAAGATAATACCGAAAATTATGACCATAGAGTGCTCTCGTATGTGAGATGGTCTGAAAATGAAAAATTGGTAATTGTTTCAAATTTTGATTCTGATAAAAGCTACACCTTTGATTTAAAACTACCTCAAGACATAATTTCTAAATGGAATTTGTCGGAGGGTGGGCATAGTTTAGTGGAAGAACTCTATGGAAAGAAGAACATAGAACTCAATGTAAAAGATGGGATTGGGGTCGTGGCTATTGAGCTTCAACCTTTGGAATCGATTATTTTAAGTGTTGCCCAATAAAAGTTGCTTGTTCCAACTTGGTTTTTTGTTGGTCAGAAGCTAGATAATATTGGTGTGAGGGAGACTTTGCTGAGCCATTTTCATTATCTTACCTTATAAGGGCTTGCAATTAATTGTTTTACTGTTCCAATTCACTTTCAAGTTGTATTTTTAGAGGTATAAAATAACCAAGATGAAGAAAAACTTACCATTAGCTTTAGCAGCTGCTTTTTTACTCAATAGTTGTAGTATGATGGAAAAAAAACCATTGGTCATCGGCCACAGGGGAGCTATGGGACATGAGACCGAAAATACGTTGGCTTCGGTCCAGAAAGCCTTGGATTTGGGTGTGGATATGATAGAAATC
The nucleotide sequence above comes from Flagellimonas sp. HMM57. Encoded proteins:
- a CDS encoding glycoside hydrolase family 65 protein, producing the protein MNQDYIKADPWSIIEEGFDKEQVKSSESLFSLGNGAMGQRANFEEQYSGDTFQGSYIAGVYYPDKTRVGWWKNGYPEYFAKVLNAPNWIGINVQIDDVPLDLNTCKEVSGFKRKLNMKEGWYCRNFRATLSNDIEASITVTRFLSLDIDEVGAIKMEIELLNADAKVTFTPYLDSGITNEDSNWDDKFWDTTKVDYQQNRAYIEAHTMKTNFATCTFMEAHVVYNGTTISESKLDRKTDSFVGLGFEQHVSKGEKIALVKFGGYTVSRNHDASELVNVANDVLDKATSIGFDELLQKQKEAWAKIWEMSDIEIEGDVKAQQGIRFNIFQLNQTYLGRDSRLNIGPKGFTGEKYGGSTYWDTEAYCVPFYMATKGQEVAWSLLEYRYNHLEKAIENAQKLGFTNGAALYPMVTMNGEECHNEWEITFEEIHRNGAISFAIFNYHRFTGDYSYIPKMGLEVLIGIARFWHQRFNFSEDKQQYVMLGVTGPNEYENNVNNNWYTNYLAKWCIDYALEQLEVVESKYPKDYDRIWNKTSLTTSETEAWSKVANNVYFPYSGKHEVFLQQDGFLDKELVKVQDLDRSQRPINQKWSWDRILRSPYIKQADVLQGFYFFEDHFSKNQLEKHFDFYEPFTVHESSLSPCVHSIQAATLGRMEQAYTFYLRTSRLDLDDYNKEVEEGLHITSMAGTWMSIVEGFGGMRIIKDQLHFTPQIPEQWTSYAFKINFRNQIITISVSKQGASFEITGEKELAIQVNNTPLTLIPGKVVEA
- a CDS encoding LacI family DNA-binding transcriptional regulator, yielding MKTKITLKDIAKELEVSISTVSKALKNSEEISRDTKEKIQAFAKLYNYKPNNIAISLKNKRTKNIGVVIPDIVHHFFTTVIRGIEKYANAKGYNVIVCLSEESFDKEVINMEMLANGSIDGFIMSLSSETQQKGDFNHLKEVTEQGIPVVLFDRITNEIDCDKVIIDDQLGAYMATKKLIEQGRQKIALITTDDYLSVSKARTEGYRKALMENNLPVDESLILKLSSMEIDEKSIIDFFDSNSMDAVLCVNEIFTVYSMKLIQKKGLHIPNDVAFIGFTDGLLSKYANPSLTAVAQHGEKMGETSAQMLIDKIESEVEEESFQTKILEPTLVVRDSTIN
- a CDS encoding alpha-amylase family glycosyl hydrolase, yielding MKRYLYLPILMVLVSIHSCEQKTEKKTVEKKMKKKAVVYQVFTRLFGNTNTTNNPWGTIEENGIGKFADFTEEALKEIKDLGVTHIWYTGVPHHAVINDYTDYGISNDDPDVVKGRAGSPYAVKDYYNVNPDLAIDPSKRLEEFEALIERTHKVGMKVLIDIVPNHVARNYEGLTNPEGVSDFGSNDDTSLEYHINNNFYYIPDLSFTVPQWQDGYLPLGGSQNKLADGAFKERPAKWTGNGSRLAQPHFNDWYETVKVNYGVRPDGTKDFDELSEDFSNKDYKAHLEFWKDKTVPDSWDKFKDITLYWLDLGVDGFRFDMAEMVPVEFWSYLNSNIKTKNPDAFLLAEVYNPQLYRDYIHKGKMDYLYDKVELYDSIKHIMKGYGWTDHIPVVQKGMADIEHHMLHFLENHDEQRIASPDFVGRAEIAKPAMVVSATLSTSPTMIYFGQEVGEPGAEDAGFGKPTRTSIFDYIGVPHHQRWMNNKKFDGGQLSEEEKTLRDFYKRLLNFTINSEALMGRYQEIHFYNKDNTENYDHRVLSYVRWSENEKLVIVSNFDSDKSYTFDLKLPQDIISKWNLSEGGHSLVEELYGKKNIELNVKDGIGVVAIELQPLESIILSVAQ